The following nucleotide sequence is from Desulfomonile tiedjei.
ACGGACAGGATCTCTGTCCGCTAATCGTAAAAGACATTCTTTAAGATTCGAGGGTGATTAACATTTGAAAAAGCGCGCTCCAGCGCGACCCTCCTCTCAGCAGGGCGAGTTTCACTCGGAATCTCAATGGCGCAGTTTGGCAGAGAGAAACGGCACAAGAGAATTGAGGAGTTTGGTACATGGTTACTAAAGTGCTTGTGGTGGATGATGAAGAGCAGTTTGTCGACGTTCTGGCCGAGCGTCTGCAAGGCAAAGGTTTCAAGGTGGACACCGCATTCAACGGCGATGACGCAATCGAATTCGTCAACAGCCATGACGTGGATGTGGTGATTCTGGATGTCATGATGCCCGGCCGCGACGGCATCGAGACCCTGCGTGAACTCAAGCGCATCAAGCCTCTTGCCGAAGTGATCATGCTTACCGGCCATGCCACCGTGGACACCGCGATTCAGGGCATGAAGCTGGCCGCATATGATTACCTCATGAAACCGACTGACACCGCTGAGCTGGTGGACAAGATAAACAAGGCGTATCAGCGGAAAAAAGAGCATGAAGACCGCATCCGGCAAGCGGAAGTGGATAGCCTGGTAAAGAGGCGGGGTTGGTAGACAATTTTGTCAAATCCCCCCAACCCCCCTTTAAAAAAGGGGGGTAATGGAAGGATTTGCCCTCCTGCCTAAGGAGGGGTGACAGCAGGATTCCCCCCTTTCTTGAAAGAGGGGTCAGGGAGGATTTGGATAGCCGCTCTTGCCTATGTGTAGATCATTCCTGAGCGGTCAAGCATCGGAACAAGTAACCTGGAGTTTTTCCATTCACTCCAGCAGAGGTACCACCTGGAGGTAGGTTCATGGAAGCCATTAAGGTGAAAGATTTAATGGTCCCGCTCGACCAATACGTCTGCGTGTCTGAAGACGCGACGCTTTTTGAAGCTGTTGTCGCGCTTGAAGAGGCCCAGGCAAAGGGATCGGTGAAAGGTTATCCTCACAGAGCGGTTCTCATTTGCGACAAAAACGACAAGGTAATCGGTAAGCTGAGTCACCTGGACGTTTTGAGAAGCCTGGAGCCTCGATACTCGGAGATGATCGATTTGAAAAAGGTTTCCGGGTTTGGTCTGAGCGCGGAGTTCATGAAGTCCATGATGGACAAGTACGAGCTGTGGAAAGCCCCCCTGGACGACCTGTGTAGAAAGGCCGCTCAGGTAAAGCTGTCGAGTTTGGTAGATGCTCCTTTGGAAGGGGAATTCGTGGACCAGGACGCGACCCTCAATCGAGCTGTCCATCAACTGATCATGGGACATCATCAATCCTTGCTGGTGACTTCGGGCGGTCGCATTGTCGGTGTCTTGAGGCTCACCGATGTGTTCAGAGAAGTCAGCGACAAGATTAAAGCTTGCAAGATTTAGCTTCTATACGATGATTCAAGGAGGACTCCTTCTATGACTGCTGATGCCGTCGCCTCATCCGAAGGGATAAAAATAGATTGGACAAGGCTAATAGCCTTGCTCACCGGTTTTGGCCTATTTCTGGTGATTTACTATTCACCACCCTGGCCCGACGCTGTTGATCCGCTGGGCAAGCACTTTGTCTTGTCCATCCAGGGCAAGGGTGCCGTCGCGGTTTTCGCGTTGGCTGGAATATGGTGGGTTTTCGAAGTGGTTCCGATCGGGGTTACCAGTCTGGTCATCGGCGTGACACAGGCGTTGTTCATGATTCGTCCGGCAAAGGAAGCCTTCAACGATTTCATGGACCCTGCGGTGTTGTTCATCTTTGCCTCTCTTGTGATCGGCCTGGTATTCAACAAGACGGGGCTCACGAGGCGCATGGCGTACAAGATGCTGGGTCTCGTGGGAGAAAAGACCACGACCATTTACCTCGGTGTCTTTGTTTTGATCGCACTTCTCACGCATATTATGGCACACACCGGAGTGGCCGCCACGGTATATCCGTTGCTCCTGGCCATCTACAGCTTGTACGGAGAGGGCGACAAACCTACAAAATTCGGGAAAGGCCTCTTCATAGGAATGGCCTATGTTTGCGGAGCAGGAAGCATCATCACTCTGCTCGGCGCGGCCCGTGGTATAGTAGCACTGGGGTTCTTCAAGGAGATGGCGGGCACCGAGGTGAGCTTTTTCCAGCTCACCTACTACATGGCTCCCCTCGGATGGACGATGGTTTTCCTCCTCTGGGTCTACATTTCCATCGTGTTCAAGCCCGAGAAATCCGTGATAGAAGGTTTGCGAGAGCGTGTGAGCGAACTGAGCAAGGATCTTGGCCCCATAACTAAAAATGAGATCATTTCACTGGTGATCGTCGGCGCTGCAATCGTCATCATGTCTTTGCAAGTAATGATTCCACCGCTGAGGGCTTTGGACAAGTCGGCGATCTTTCTCGTGTCCACGGTTCTGTTCTTTGTCCTGCGCATACTTGATATCGACGACTTGGAACTGATACCTTGGAACATTGTGCTTCTTTTTGCCGGAGCGATGAGCATCGGGTACTGTCTCTGGCAAACCGGAGCAGCCGAATGGCTGGCCATCAACTGGCTGGCCCTGTTTAAGACTGCCCACTGGTTGGTCTTTGTGCTGGGGGTGGCCTTCTTTGTGCTGGTCCTAACCAATTTCATCATGAACGTCGCAGCCATTGCTATTTCGCTGCCGGTTGCTCTGGTTATTGCCAAGTACCTGTCGGTCGCTCCTGACGTGGTAATGTTCGCATCGCTAGCCACCGCGGGCATGCCGTTCCTCTTGTTGGTTGGAGCGGCGCCCAATGCTATTGCTTACGATTCCAAGCAGTTCACCAGCGGCGAATTTGTCATGTACGGGATTCCTCCGAGTATCATTCTGATGGCAGCCCTGGCCTTGATGTGTTTTGTAGTCTGGCCGCTTATGGGGATGCCCGTGCTTGCCAAGTGACCGGTGAGGATATTCTGACCACATAAGAGGGGATTCTATGATGAAACGTTACGGTATAGCATTGGCCTGCGCATTGGTTGCAGTCCTGCTCGCGACGGGGGCCTGCTGGAGCCAAAAGCCGCAGCCTGAAAGTGCTGTCCTGATACTTCAGGGTAAGGTCCTTGATTCAGCGGGCATGCCGCTGTCAGATGCAACTGTGCTGCCTTATTTGAACGGAAAACCTTTCCTGCCGGGCGCTCATGGGGCTGAAACGCCGAAAGAATATTCGACCGGGCGAAACGGCTTGTTCATGATTGAGGTCCCGGCTCCTATCGAGAAGATCAAGGACGGGAAATGGTCTCTCAAGATTACAAGACCGAGCTTCAAACCAACCCAGATGATCGCTGTGAAAGCTCTGGACGAGGGGATTGACGAAAAAGGTGTTCATCGGTTTGTCTCCGGCACCACGGTATCTCTTGCCCGGTTCCAGGGAAGTGCTTTCTGGATAGCCCTGGTGGTTTTTTTGGCGGTGTACGCGCTCATAGCTTTCGAGATCGTACACCGGACCTTGGCTGCGTTTCTCGGAGCTGCGGTGCTGCTCGTGATCACGCATACCTTCGGACATTTCAACGAGGCTTTCACCATCATTACTTATGAACAAGCCCTCCATGCGGTGGACTGGAATGTGATCTTTCTCTTGATGGGGATGATGATCATAGTGGGTGTGTTGAAGGTCTCCGGAGTGTTCCAGTGGCTGGCGTACAAATCCTTTCAGGTGGCCAGGGGCCAAATATTTGTCCTTTCGTCAGCTCTGTGCATCGTCACTGCGGTTACGAGCGCTTTCCTGGACAACGTCACCACCATGCTGCTGTTAACACCGGTTACGCTGGAGATTGCCGTAGTCCTGGGTGTATCTCCGTTCGTTTTCCTTATCCCGGAGATTTTGGCCTCGAACTTCGGAGGCACTGCCACGCTGATCGGCGACCCGCCCAACATCATGATCGGCTCATTTGCAGGTATCACCTTCAATGAATTCGTCCTTAATCTGACTCCTGTGGTGGTAATCGTCATGGTGGCTCAGATCGTTTACAACAAGTTCCTGTACGGCAAAGCATATGAAAAGGCCAAGGTCGAAGACGTGCCGAAGATGATCGCTTTCCTGAAAGAAAAGTACAGGATCACTGACGCTAAAGTCTTGACCCTCGGCGGCGCGGTGTTGTTGGGAGTCATTCTCCTGTTTATCCTCCACGGCCTGTTCCACATGGAGGTCAGCGTAGCAGCGTTGTTTGGGGCTGCACTGATCATCCTGGTAACCAAGATGGATATTGTGGAACTCCTCGAAAAAGAGATTGAATGGCCCTCTCTGGTGTTTTTCATCATGCTCTTTATTGTTGTGGGCGGGGCTGAGCAGACCGGCATTCTTCAGATTATCGCGGATTGGATAAAGGAGGTCTGCCAAGGAAAGCTCTGGGTCGCTGTACTCCTGATCTTGTGGGTGTCGGGAATCACTTCCGCGATCGTGGACAACATTCCGTACACTGCTACCATGCTTCCCATAGTCCTCTTTCTAAATAAATCGATTCCCGGCGCGGAGAGCGGCGTATTGTGGTGGGCTCTGGCGCTCGGTGCTTGTTTCGGCGGCAATGGCACTATCATCGGAGCTTCGGCCAATGTGGTGACCACAGGTATAGCGGAAAAGGCAGGATACAAGGTAACTTTTTACGATTTCATGAAGCAGGCCGCTCCCATAACGATCGTCAGCTTGATCATTTCCTCGGTTTTCTTGTTGCTGCGGTACTAACCGCTGGGACTGGAAAGAGCGGTTATAGGGAAACACAGTAAAGTCTTTGGCGACTATAAATATAGAGGAGAATTCAGCATGCATGCGAAAGTGCTCTTGGTGGACGATGAGGCGCCTTTTGTCGAAGCCTTATCCAAGCGATTGTCCAAGAGGGAGCTGACGGTCGTGACGGCTTTCAGCGGTGCGGAGGCCCTGGAAAAGCTCGAACAAGATTCTCGTATCGACGTTGTCGTCCTCGATGTGAAAATGCCGGGCATGGACGGCATCGAGACACTCCAGGCAATCAAGGTCAAATATCCCTTGGTGGAAGTCGTGATGCTCACAGGCCATGCCACTGTCGAGTCCGCGATCGAGGGCATGAAAATGGGCGCACTGGATTATTTGATGAAGCCGTGTGACATGGAGATCCTTATGGCCAAAGTTGGAGAGGCCAAGAACAAGAAGAGCAAACAGGAAGAAAAGATCGCGGAAGCCCGAGCCTTGCAGATCGCTTTGCGCCGCGGGGACTAGAAATGGGTGATCGTAGAGGCAGCAGTGCAGGTCGCGTTGACAGACTCTGCCTCATCAAATCCCCCCTAACCCCCCTTTAGAAAAGGGGGGTTAGGGCATGGCCGATGAAATAACGAGTCTCTCCGAATTTATGAGCCCCGGAGGGGCTCAATGATAGTAGCCCGGCAATTCATTGCCGGGTGACCGATGAGCAATGATTCAGTTTTTCGTCCCCGAGGGGCGCCCGAAGGATTTATACTTGGGGCGCCCCTCGGGGACGAAAAAAGGCTCTCTTGGCCGTTCATTCCCGGCGATAAATCGCCGGGCTACTATCTTAATGTCCCTCCGGGACACCAGCTTATTTTAACGCCTGTGGGGGCAAGGCAATTTGGATCTCGTTGCTCGCCCCGTCTTCGAAAATGCGAAAAGAGGTGCTGATATGCCGCATTCAATGCCAGTTTCAAAACTTATGACCCGCCTTAATGAATGGCCTCAGTTGAAGCACGATACGGATGTAAGTACTGCCATAAAGATCCTCAGAATCGTGTCTGAGGACAAGAAGCTGGAACACGGTCATTCGACTCCGCTGGTCTTTGACGATAATTACAAGCTCCTGGGCTTTGTCCATTTGACCGATCTGTTGAAAAACATCAGGCACCTTTGCGACAAGGCGGATGAACCTTGTGAGCTTGGAAAGGCTACTACGCCACTGTCCAAGTTGGTGGTGCCCTTCGCAGATTCCGTGGGGCCGGAAGACAGTATTCTCAAGGCACTTGATATCATGATGGATTACAACGTTGCGCTGGTCCCGGTGATGAAGGGAGATAGGGTCGAGGGGCTGGTCAAGCTATCGGATATTTTCAACACCGTGGCAGCCCTGTTGTTCGACGAACAAGACCCTCAAGAGCGACATAGGCTTCTGCGGAACTTTCACATCTAGCTTTCTTTCGGGCGGGAGCTTCTGACCCTCTTGCGCTGATCGCGGCTTTAGAGGAGAATACGCCATGATAGAGACCAAAATCCTTTTGGTGGACGACGAGGAAGCTTTCGTGACAGCCTTGGGCAAAAGGCTGTCCGCAAGGGACATGACAGTGTTGTCGGCCTTTACGGGCGAGGCCGGCCTTGCCAAACTGGATGAGGCCCCCGATGTGGATGTGGTGCTCTTGGACGTTAAAATGCCCGGTATGGACGGCATTGCGGCCCTGAGAGAGATCAAGAAGGCTCACCCGATCACCGAAGTGATCATGCTCACGGGGCATGCCACGGTGGAATCAGCCATCGAGGGGATGAAACTTGGCGCGTTCGATTACTTGATGAAGCCTTGCGATCTGGACGAGCTTGTGGCAAAAGTCGAAGCGGCAGGCGCGAAAAAGCGCGCTCATCGAGCAAAGATCCTTGAGGCCGCGGGCCGGGAGCTTCGAGAGAGGCGGGGAGTGTGAGGTAATCCCGTTGCCAAAAACCCTGCTGCTTATCCTTTGGCATTAGTTAGCTGAGGTTTTTGCTTGGGTGCCACTGCTGGCTTGCCCAGCAGTGCGTTCTCAGGCGACACTGCTGGGCAAGCCAGCAGTGGCACCCGACACGGAAAATTAACGTAGGGTTGGCAGGTTGGCCGGGCTTTCTTTCCCATCTGGGTAGCTTCATGGCCTCCCTTTGGCGAGGCCTCTGTTGTTGCTTCGGTGAAGGAGTGAACCAAGGCGCTCAAGAGGCTCAAGAATGAACGATAAGGACGGTCAGACCGACAACTATTACAGATCGCTGACCTGGCGAATCGTATTGATAATAGTTGTGGTGTCCATAATACCGTTAGGTCTTATAACGGGCACCATTCGCTACTATTTCCAGGTGTCGTATCAAGAAAAGGTCCTGGATCACCTCAAGGTCCTAATAAAAAAGCACCGCCAAAATATAGATACCTTCTTGACCGAGAAGCTGGCTGAATTAAAAGTCCAGGCTGAGTCATATACGGTCGAGCAGCTAAGCGACGAAGCGTTTCTGAAGGAGCGGTTCAGAATTTTGCAGGATGCGTACGGCCGATCATTTGTGGACCTTGG
It contains:
- a CDS encoding response regulator, translating into MVTKVLVVDDEEQFVDVLAERLQGKGFKVDTAFNGDDAIEFVNSHDVDVVILDVMMPGRDGIETLRELKRIKPLAEVIMLTGHATVDTAIQGMKLAAYDYLMKPTDTAELVDKINKAYQRKKEHEDRIRQAEVDSLVKRRGW
- a CDS encoding CBS domain-containing protein; this translates as MEAIKVKDLMVPLDQYVCVSEDATLFEAVVALEEAQAKGSVKGYPHRAVLICDKNDKVIGKLSHLDVLRSLEPRYSEMIDLKKVSGFGLSAEFMKSMMDKYELWKAPLDDLCRKAAQVKLSSLVDAPLEGEFVDQDATLNRAVHQLIMGHHQSLLVTSGGRIVGVLRLTDVFREVSDKIKACKI
- a CDS encoding SLC13/DASS family transporter, which codes for MTADAVASSEGIKIDWTRLIALLTGFGLFLVIYYSPPWPDAVDPLGKHFVLSIQGKGAVAVFALAGIWWVFEVVPIGVTSLVIGVTQALFMIRPAKEAFNDFMDPAVLFIFASLVIGLVFNKTGLTRRMAYKMLGLVGEKTTTIYLGVFVLIALLTHIMAHTGVAATVYPLLLAIYSLYGEGDKPTKFGKGLFIGMAYVCGAGSIITLLGAARGIVALGFFKEMAGTEVSFFQLTYYMAPLGWTMVFLLWVYISIVFKPEKSVIEGLRERVSELSKDLGPITKNEIISLVIVGAAIVIMSLQVMIPPLRALDKSAIFLVSTVLFFVLRILDIDDLELIPWNIVLLFAGAMSIGYCLWQTGAAEWLAINWLALFKTAHWLVFVLGVAFFVLVLTNFIMNVAAIAISLPVALVIAKYLSVAPDVVMFASLATAGMPFLLLVGAAPNAIAYDSKQFTSGEFVMYGIPPSIILMAALALMCFVVWPLMGMPVLAK
- a CDS encoding ArsB/NhaD family transporter, which produces MKRYGIALACALVAVLLATGACWSQKPQPESAVLILQGKVLDSAGMPLSDATVLPYLNGKPFLPGAHGAETPKEYSTGRNGLFMIEVPAPIEKIKDGKWSLKITRPSFKPTQMIAVKALDEGIDEKGVHRFVSGTTVSLARFQGSAFWIALVVFLAVYALIAFEIVHRTLAAFLGAAVLLVITHTFGHFNEAFTIITYEQALHAVDWNVIFLLMGMMIIVGVLKVSGVFQWLAYKSFQVARGQIFVLSSALCIVTAVTSAFLDNVTTMLLLTPVTLEIAVVLGVSPFVFLIPEILASNFGGTATLIGDPPNIMIGSFAGITFNEFVLNLTPVVVIVMVAQIVYNKFLYGKAYEKAKVEDVPKMIAFLKEKYRITDAKVLTLGGAVLLGVILLFILHGLFHMEVSVAALFGAALIILVTKMDIVELLEKEIEWPSLVFFIMLFIVVGGAEQTGILQIIADWIKEVCQGKLWVAVLLILWVSGITSAIVDNIPYTATMLPIVLFLNKSIPGAESGVLWWALALGACFGGNGTIIGASANVVTTGIAEKAGYKVTFYDFMKQAAPITIVSLIISSVFLLLRY
- a CDS encoding response regulator — its product is MHAKVLLVDDEAPFVEALSKRLSKRELTVVTAFSGAEALEKLEQDSRIDVVVLDVKMPGMDGIETLQAIKVKYPLVEVVMLTGHATVESAIEGMKMGALDYLMKPCDMEILMAKVGEAKNKKSKQEEKIAEARALQIALRRGD
- a CDS encoding CBS domain-containing protein, with product MPHSMPVSKLMTRLNEWPQLKHDTDVSTAIKILRIVSEDKKLEHGHSTPLVFDDNYKLLGFVHLTDLLKNIRHLCDKADEPCELGKATTPLSKLVVPFADSVGPEDSILKALDIMMDYNVALVPVMKGDRVEGLVKLSDIFNTVAALLFDEQDPQERHRLLRNFHI
- a CDS encoding response regulator, translated to MIETKILLVDDEEAFVTALGKRLSARDMTVLSAFTGEAGLAKLDEAPDVDVVLLDVKMPGMDGIAALREIKKAHPITEVIMLTGHATVESAIEGMKLGAFDYLMKPCDLDELVAKVEAAGAKKRAHRAKILEAAGRELRERRGV